CCTCGCTGTTCTCTTCATCCGATAGCTCCATAAGACAAGCAGCATACTGCAGGCTACCGCTAACAATGATATTCCAAAATGAAGCGCCATAACGGCCGGTTGCTGCGGCCATATAACGGCAGCTGCTCCCATCAAGGCTTGAATGATCGTGAACAGCAGTGTGCCACCAGCATACAGTAATGCTTCAGGATGCCTTAGATAACGCCATGTATAAATAAATGTTATGATCACGAGCAAACCTACAACTCCCGTTACCATACGATGCGAATATTCAATCATCGACTCCAGCGTATAAGCTGGTATAAATTTGCCATTGCACAGTGGCCAATCACTTCCACAGCCTCGTCCGGAACCCGTCTTCGTAACTAATGCCCCTGCAAGCAGCACAAGGAACATGCCGATGAACGTCCCCCATGCCAGCAGGTGGAATGTTCGCCATTTTCGTAAATCCATGCTTGCCACTTCTATCACTTCTTTCGCAGTTTTCGAACAGGCCCTGTGAAGCTATCTTCCACAGCGTACCCTTGGTCAAACCGATCTTAGCGAATCGAAGCAAGTCCGTAACCCTCCAATCGTCGCCTTTCTATACCATCCAATCTATTCATGCCGTTGGAATTATTGATTGTCCTGGATAATGACAAGCGGATCGGCAATCTATCAATCAAATGGATGTTTACTTGTTCACTCAAGAGTAATACATTATAATCGCAAGAACTGGATAAATCTTCATTAGGAGGAGAGCATATGATGGACGACCATAAAGAAGTCAAAGCCCGCAATACTGTACGAAATATTAAGCCTTATACGCCAGGCAAGCCGATTTGGGAGCTGCAACAAGAGCACGGGTTATCCAAAATAATTAAACTTGCCTCGAACGAAAATTCGCTGGGTCCTTCCCCCAAGGCGCTTGAAGCCATCGCTGCCGCACTGCCTGACATACACCGCTACCCTGATACGAGAGCGTCCAGGCTTCGACATGCGCTTGCTTCCGAGCTGGACTTGGCCCCGGAGCAATTCATTCTGACGAATGGCGGAGATGAATTGATAACGCTGGTGTCGGAAGCCTACCTGGAACCAGAGGATGAGATTATCGTACTCTCTCCATCTTTTAGCGAATACGAATTCGGAGCCCATCTGATGGCAGCCCGAATTGTCCCCGTTCCTCTAAACGAGCAATATGAAATTGACATCCACGCGATTCTCGCAGCAGTCACAGAACGAACCAAATTGCTATGTATCTGTTCTCCTAATAACCCTACCGGCACCTACTTGCCTGGACCGCTTCTCCAGCAGCTTCTTGAAGCCTTGCCCAGGCGAGTTCTCGTCCTGTTCGACGCCGCCTACAATCACTATGTGACAGCCAGCGATTACAGCAGCGGCCTAGAATATGTCCGCGCCGGGTATCCAATTGTCGTCCTGCAAACTTTCTCGAAAATATACGGTTTAGCCGGTCTGCGAGTCGGCTTTGGCGCAGCCAGAGAGGATATCGTTCAGCAGATTCTGAAGGTGAAGGAGCCGTTCAATGTCAATGCATTAGCGCAGATAGCCGCGATCGCGGCGCTTGACGATGATGAGCATCTCCTCCGTTCTCAGGAGTTAACGGTTCAGGGCCGTGAGCAGCTATACCATGCTCTAGACGAACTCCAGCTAACGTATACGAGGAGCATGAGCAACTTCGTGCTGGTAGAGCTGGGAGCGAATGCGAAGGCAATTTATGAACAATTGCTGAGCAGAGGAATTATTGTCAGGTATGCCGGAGCCTGGCAGCTTCCGCAACATGTCCGCGTCTCGATCGGTACGCAAGAGGAGAATCAAGCGTTGCTTAACGAATTAACCAGCATTTTACGTCAATACGATTCTGTGACGTCCTTGTCCTAGTCTTCTTTTCACGTATTCACTGTAACTAAAATAAGCCCTCGTACAGCTCTCCATCAGCGGAAAGCATACGAGGGCTTTCTATACCCTATCCTATTGAGCCACCATATTAAACATCATGATCCACATTGACCCGGCTACGATGACAATCAGGATCACCAGGCCAAGAATGAGAGAGATGAGATTGTAGCGCGGCTTCCCTTCCTCACGCAAATGCATAAAGAACAGAAGCTGCACCAGCAGCTGCAGAACACCCGCCACCATTAGGACTACAGCTCTCGTCATTCCTTCCAGCCAGCCACCCAGAACGATCGCAACTGGTATCACGGTCAATACAATGGAGCATATGAACCCGATTGTATAGGAATAGAACGACCCCACATGCGACTCCTGCTCTGTATGAACCGATTCCATATTCGACAACCTAGCTCACCCCCATTAAATAGACGACGGTAAATACGAAAATCCAGATCACATCAAGAAAATGCCAGAAGAGGCTGATCACCTGAACTTTACGTTTTGTGACCGGAGTAATCCCCCGTTTCGTCAGCTGTAGCATTAAGGCTACCATCCATACCAGCCCGATGCTTACATGCAGGCCATGCGTTCCGACCAAGGTGTAGAAAGCGGACAGAAATGCACTGGTCCCCATCGTCGCCCCCCGGTCTACGAGATGGGCAAATTCACTGATCTCCAGACCGATGAAGCAAGCCCCAAGCAAAGCCGTGATGGCCAGCCAGCCGAGCAGAGCCCGCAATTTGCCCTTGTTCATTGCCAGAACCGCCAGTCCGCAAGTATAGCTGCTAGCAAGCAAAATAAACGTACTGGCGATAACCCCGCCTAATTCGAACAGGTCGGCAGGACCGGGACCGCCATTGGTGCTATTCTTTAGTACGATATAGGTGGCAAAAAAAGTGCCGAAGATCATAACATCCGTCATCAGGTAGATCCAGAAGCCGAGCAGGCGCATCTCCTCCATATCCGGATGATGATCATGATGCGCGCGCGCAGACGCTTCTGTTACTTGGCTTGAACTCATAGATTTGCAGCCCCCCTTAGAGACGCTTCCGTGTGTTTGATATCTTCAACCGGAATATAATGGTCCGTGTCATAATTGAAGGAATGGGCCAACATGCATAGAGCTACGCCGGCAAGCCCCGGTATGATCAGCCAGAGCCAGTGGAACACGAAGCCGAATCCGGCCAGAAACCAGCAGCCTGCCATCATGATAGGAATACCGGAGTTGTTAGGCATGTGAATCGGCGACAATTCCGGTGCCACTGCCGTGTATCCTTCCTTCTGCCTGCGCTGCTTCTCCTCCCACCATTCATCCTGATCAGATACCTGCGGTAGCACGGCAAAATTATAATGCGGAGCTGGCGAAGGAATTGACCATTCCAAGGTGCGTCCATCCCACGGATCTCCCGTCGTATCCATGTTGCTGCGGTAGTGTTTGATGCCGTGGACGATTTGCCAGACCTGAAACAGGAAAGCGATACCCATCAGTCCCGCACCGATGCTCGAGACTAGATTGAGTCCCCACCAGCCTTTATCCCAGCTATAGGTGACAAGCCGCCGCGTCATTCCGTCGAGGCCAAGCACATATTGCGGCATGAAGCACAGGTAGAAACCGATATTCCAGAACCAGAACGCCCATTTCCCAATGCGCTCATTCAGCTTGAAGCCGAACAGCTTCGGCCACCAATAGTACAAGCCGGCGAAGTAACCGAAGACGACGCCTCCTATAATAACCTGATGGAAATGCGCGATCAGGAAGTAGCTGTTATGATACTGAAAATCTGCGGGCGCTACTGATAGAAGCACACCGGTCATCCCTCCGATTACGAAGCAGGGAATAAACCCGGTCGTCCACAGCATCGGCGATTCGAAGCTGATTCTGCCGCGGAACATTGTAAATAACCAGTTGAATACTTTGACCCCGGTCGGAATAGCGATCACCATCGTCGACAAAGCGAAGAAGGCATTGACATTCGCCCCCGATCCCATCGTGAAGAAGTGATGCGCCCATACGAGAAAGGACAAGATACTAATAATCATCATCGCGTACACCATCGATTTATAACCGAACAGCTTCTTGCGGGAAAACGTGGAGACTACCTCGGAGAAAATACCGAACGCCGGCAACACGATAATATACACCTCAGGATGTCCCCACATCCAGATCAGGTTGATATACATCATCGGGTTACCACCGCCATCCAGTGTAAAGAAGTGAGCACCGCCGTACCGATCTAGAAAGAGCAACGCCAGCGTCGCCGTCAAAATTGGAAATGAGAATATAATGGCAATGCAGCTTGCCAGCACCGACCAAGAGAACATCGGCATCTTCATTAGCTTCATTCCTGGAGCGCGCAGCTTCAGAATCGTTACAATGAAGTTGATGCCGGTCATCAGGCTGCCAATCCCGGAGATCTGAATACCCCATATATAGAAGTCCTGACCGACACCCGGGTTATACATCAGCTCCGAGTAAGGCGGGTAGGCGAGCCAGCCCGCATCCGGCGAGCCGCCAATGACGAAGCTCAGATTGAACAGCATGGCACCAGCGAAGAACAGCCAGAAGCTGAGCGCGTTCATGAATGGATAGGCGACATCCCTTGCTCCAAGCTGGAGCGGGACCGCTACGTTGAACAAACCGAACATGAACGGCATCGCCATGAACAGAATCATAATGACGCCATGGGTCGTAAATATTTCGTTATAGTGATCCGGCTGTAGAAATTGAAGTTCGGGCATGGCCAGCTGCGTACGCATCAAGAGAGCATCCACCCCGCCGCGAAACATCATCAGGAACGCGGATAAGATGTACATGATGCCCACCTTCTTATGATCAACCGTGGTCAGCCAATTGCGCCAGAGCCACCCCCATTTTTTAAAATAAGTCAATACGAAGACGATGGCCACGAGCGTAATGATAATAGCTGCATCCGCCCCGTATATTAAAGGGTCTCCGGTCACAAAAAAATCGGAGGCCCAGTTTTTGATAGACTCCAGCATAATTGCTAGTCTCCTTTCCTGATTACTATTCGTCCGGCAGCTTTCCGCCTTCGTCCATTTCTAATGAGCGCTGCCCTCATTCATGGACATGCCGCCATGTTCCAGCTGATCTCCGGACATTCGCATATCGCCGTGCTCGGATTGATCCCCGGACTTCAGCATATCCCCATGCCCCGAATCATCACTTGACATAGGCTTATCTCCGTGAGCCTCTGTGCTACCGGACATGGACATGCCGTGATGATGGGATGACGCATATTTAGTTACGGTCATTTCAAATAGACCTTCCGGAAAAGAAGAATAGGTCAGCTTCTCCGATGCCGAGGGCTCTGCCAGTTGCTTGTACCCATCAAGTGTAAGCGTCGGAGAGTCCTTCTTGACATCCTCTACCCAATCCGTAAATTCTTCCGCAGTAACGGCATGCACATCGAAGAACATCTTCGCAAAGTCCGTGCCGGTAAAATTGGCGCCGGAGCCCCAATATTGTCCGGTCTCATCTGCTTGCAAATAGAGCGTCATCGCCATACCGGACATCGCATAGATCTGTCCTCCTAACTGGGGAATCCAGAAGGAATTCATTGGTGAATCCGCTGTAATCTCGAAGCGGACCGGCACCCCTTGCGGAATCTTCAGCTCGTTCACGGAAGCAATGCCCTGCTCTGGATATTGGAACAGCCACTTCCAGTTTAGCGAGGTCACCTGTACGGTTAGCGGCTTAACGTCCGCTTTCGATTCTAGCGGCTTAGATGGTTCCAGGGCATAAGTGGCCCGGGCGGTTACAATGGCCAGCGTCAGGATGATGATAATCGGAATGCCCCACCAGATCATCTCCAGCTTGGTGCTGTGAGCCCAATCTGGTGTATATGCCGCCTTACGGTCAGCCTTATCCCGATAACGCCAAATAATGACCGCTGAAAGAATAAGCACAGGTACGATGACGATAGCGCATAATACAGTCGATAGAAACATCAGATCACGCTGCTGTGCGGCAATTGGCCCCTTGGGGTCCAGTACGGCAATGCTGGAGCATCCGCTAAGGGCTGGCAGCAGAAGCACCAACACGGCCAAGAAAGCAAGACACCGCAGCGATTTAATCACTTTCTCCTTCATTAGCCTCAACTCCCCGAGCCCTGCGGATCTTCCATGACCATGCTGCTAGAGAGCAGGACGCCTGTCGACTGGGCCTGGAATTCGGCAACGATATCCACGAACTCACGGGCCAGCTTTTGGATCTCATTAAATCGTTCCGCTTCTATCCACTGCCGCTTGACGAGATTGCCGCCAATCCCTACTCCAATAGCACCAGCGTCCAGAATATCTCGCAAGTTGTTCAAGCCGACACTTCCAGAGGCGATCATCGGAATATGGTCGAGCGGTGCGCGAATTTCCTTCAAGTAAGCGGCTCCGCCTAGCGAACCCGTCGGGAACACCTTTACTGCCTTGGCGCCGACTTTGACAGCTCTGACGATCTCCGTAGGTGTCATTACCCCGGGAAAGACATCGATTTCATGTCGTAATCCGTAGGAGATAACCTCCTCGTCCAAATTCGGCGATACGATAAATTGCGCCCCTGCGTCAATCGACTTTGCAGCCATGTCGGCATCAAGCACCGTACCGATACCGATCAACAGTTGCCCCTCATACCTCTGTCTTAAGCGCTCGACTAACTCATAGACTCCCTCGGTATTCGTTGTCACCTCCAGGAAGCGAATTCCTCCCTGTACCAGCGCTTCGACAGTCCGATCCACCGTATCCGGCCGCAAGCCACGGATCATGGCCATAATCTTCTCCCTGTTCAGAACTTCCAAGATAGACATTGATGAATTTCCTCCTTCACCTCAATTCGATCTATCCGACTATAACGGTTCTACCTGAATCCGTAACCATCCATTTGACGTTTTTCAGTACCAGCCGATTTCCCGGACAGAGCCTCCGCGTGAATCGGTTTGCTAAAATCACCGGACAAATGGATGGTTACATTTGCCGAGCATCGCTATATATTCATAGATGTTGAACTAATGATAATGAGGACGAGAGCAACCGGGTGAGTGTCCTTCCCAGCGCTGCTTGCGATGGACATGGCCGGATGATGATTGAGCCGATCGCTGCCCGTTGGGGATATCAGCAAGTTTAGGCGCTGGAATCCTTAAGCCAGCGTGATCGCATTTATCAAGCGGTCAAAAATGACCGTTAGAGCAAGAAAAAAGCAACTTTGCTCTTCTAACGGACACCTTTGACCATTAGAAGCAAAAAATGCGGTTTTCCGCGATATTCCCCCTCGTAATGGACATTATTGTCCGTTACAAGGGCAGCGTACCAAAGGATCAACGCTAACGGTCAACAATGTCTGAGTAATCAGGTCTAAACATGGTTATGTCTACATTTTTGAGGTATTAGTTCAATATCTATCGATACCCGGAAAAATCGGGAGCGAAGACACAGGAATTGAGATAGGAGTTGAGTGTATTGCTTACAGAACAAAGCCTGCGTGGCGTATTCGTTCCGGTTGTGACACCGTTTGATCGGAGAGGGAAATTGGATGTGGGGTCTTATATTGATCTGGTTCAGCGCTTGGTCGGTCAAGGGATTAACGGACTCGTCGTCGGCGGAACAACAGGAGAATCACCGACAATTCATGCCAAAGAATTGGAGACGCTAATTGTAACGGCACGCAAGGAGATCGGCTCTCTGCCGCTGATTGTGGGAACAGGCTCCAACAGTACTGCCGCTACCGTAGACAGAACCG
The window above is part of the Paenibacillus lutimineralis genome. Proteins encoded here:
- the hisC gene encoding histidinol-phosphate transaminase, which produces MDDHKEVKARNTVRNIKPYTPGKPIWELQQEHGLSKIIKLASNENSLGPSPKALEAIAAALPDIHRYPDTRASRLRHALASELDLAPEQFILTNGGDELITLVSEAYLEPEDEIIVLSPSFSEYEFGAHLMAARIVPVPLNEQYEIDIHAILAAVTERTKLLCICSPNNPTGTYLPGPLLQQLLEALPRRVLVLFDAAYNHYVTASDYSSGLEYVRAGYPIVVLQTFSKIYGLAGLRVGFGAAREDIVQQILKVKEPFNVNALAQIAAIAALDDDEHLLRSQELTVQGREQLYHALDELQLTYTRSMSNFVLVELGANAKAIYEQLLSRGIIVRYAGAWQLPQHVRVSIGTQEENQALLNELTSILRQYDSVTSLS
- the cyoC gene encoding cytochrome o ubiquinol oxidase subunit III, which translates into the protein MSSSQVTEASARAHHDHHPDMEEMRLLGFWIYLMTDVMIFGTFFATYIVLKNSTNGGPGPADLFELGGVIASTFILLASSYTCGLAVLAMNKGKLRALLGWLAITALLGACFIGLEISEFAHLVDRGATMGTSAFLSAFYTLVGTHGLHVSIGLVWMVALMLQLTKRGITPVTKRKVQVISLFWHFLDVIWIFVFTVVYLMGVS
- a CDS encoding bifunctional 4-hydroxy-2-oxoglutarate aldolase/2-dehydro-3-deoxy-phosphogluconate aldolase: MSILEVLNREKIMAMIRGLRPDTVDRTVEALVQGGIRFLEVTTNTEGVYELVERLRQRYEGQLLIGIGTVLDADMAAKSIDAGAQFIVSPNLDEEVISYGLRHEIDVFPGVMTPTEIVRAVKVGAKAVKVFPTGSLGGAAYLKEIRAPLDHIPMIASGSVGLNNLRDILDAGAIGVGIGGNLVKRQWIEAERFNEIQKLAREFVDIVAEFQAQSTGVLLSSSMVMEDPQGSGS
- a CDS encoding cbb3-type cytochrome c oxidase subunit I, with the protein product MLESIKNWASDFFVTGDPLIYGADAAIIITLVAIVFVLTYFKKWGWLWRNWLTTVDHKKVGIMYILSAFLMMFRGGVDALLMRTQLAMPELQFLQPDHYNEIFTTHGVIMILFMAMPFMFGLFNVAVPLQLGARDVAYPFMNALSFWLFFAGAMLFNLSFVIGGSPDAGWLAYPPYSELMYNPGVGQDFYIWGIQISGIGSLMTGINFIVTILKLRAPGMKLMKMPMFSWSVLASCIAIIFSFPILTATLALLFLDRYGGAHFFTLDGGGNPMMYINLIWMWGHPEVYIIVLPAFGIFSEVVSTFSRKKLFGYKSMVYAMMIISILSFLVWAHHFFTMGSGANVNAFFALSTMVIAIPTGVKVFNWLFTMFRGRISFESPMLWTTGFIPCFVIGGMTGVLLSVAPADFQYHNSYFLIAHFHQVIIGGVVFGYFAGLYYWWPKLFGFKLNERIGKWAFWFWNIGFYLCFMPQYVLGLDGMTRRLVTYSWDKGWWGLNLVSSIGAGLMGIAFLFQVWQIVHGIKHYRSNMDTTGDPWDGRTLEWSIPSPAPHYNFAVLPQVSDQDEWWEEKQRRQKEGYTAVAPELSPIHMPNNSGIPIMMAGCWFLAGFGFVFHWLWLIIPGLAGVALCMLAHSFNYDTDHYIPVEDIKHTEASLRGAANL
- a CDS encoding cytochrome o ubiquinol oxidase subunit IV, with the translated sequence MESVHTEQESHVGSFYSYTIGFICSIVLTVIPVAIVLGGWLEGMTRAVVLMVAGVLQLLVQLLFFMHLREEGKPRYNLISLILGLVILIVIVAGSMWIMMFNMVAQ
- the cyoA gene encoding ubiquinol oxidase subunit II, which gives rise to MKEKVIKSLRCLAFLAVLVLLLPALSGCSSIAVLDPKGPIAAQQRDLMFLSTVLCAIVIVPVLILSAVIIWRYRDKADRKAAYTPDWAHSTKLEMIWWGIPIIIILTLAIVTARATYALEPSKPLESKADVKPLTVQVTSLNWKWLFQYPEQGIASVNELKIPQGVPVRFEITADSPMNSFWIPQLGGQIYAMSGMAMTLYLQADETGQYWGSGANFTGTDFAKMFFDVHAVTAEEFTDWVEDVKKDSPTLTLDGYKQLAEPSASEKLTYSSFPEGLFEMTVTKYASSHHHGMSMSGSTEAHGDKPMSSDDSGHGDMLKSGDQSEHGDMRMSGDQLEHGGMSMNEGSAH